The following proteins are encoded in a genomic region of Zea mays cultivar B73 chromosome 9, Zm-B73-REFERENCE-NAM-5.0, whole genome shotgun sequence:
- the LOC100273408 gene encoding uncharacterized protein LOC100273408 gives MSFLRSLADSFSSLLFSSGGGAVSMDAAGAAPSPAAVVGERVAVKLRGYFDLAKEEIDKAVRAEEWGLPDEATAHYRNAMRVMLEAKAARVPDAVSSSERGQVRVYQEKIAKWQAQVEERLRVLGQRSGEGATAAEVPKKVAANNPIIRTAKTASNSIQRSPLQNSPTFNRGGQASTHQKIGSGASRPVQKAGGNYDDKLVEMINTTIVDRSPSVKWDDVAGLDKAKQALMEMVILPSKRRDLFTGLRRPARGLLLFGPPGNGKTMLAKAVASESEATFFNVSASSLTSKWVGEAEKLVRTLFMVAIDRQPSVIFMDEIDSVMSTRLANENDSSRRLKSEFLIQFDGVSSNPDDLVIVIGATNKPQELDDAVLRRLVKRIYVPLPDPNVRRLLLKNQLKGQSFKLSNHDFERLAVETEGYSGSDLRALCEEAAMMPIRELGPQNILTIKANQLRPLRYEDFKNAMTVIRPSLQKSKWDELENWNEEFGSS, from the exons ATGAGCTTTCTTCGCTCGCTAGCGGACTCCTTCTCATCGCTGCTCTTCTCGTCGGGAGGCGGGGCGGTGTCCATGGACGCGGCGGGGGCGGCCCCGTCGCCGGCGGCGGTGGTGGGGGAGCGCGTGGCGGTGAAGCTCAGGGGGTACTTCGACCTCGCCAAAGAGGAGATCGACAAGGCCGTGCGCGCTGAGGAGTGGGGGCTCCCCGACGAGGCCACCGCGCACTACCGCAACGCGATGCGGGTCATGCTCGAGGCCAAGGCCGCGCGCGTCCCCGATGCCGTCTCCTCCAG CGAGAGGGGGCAGGTCAGGGTGTACCAGGAGAAGATCGCCAAGTGGCAGGCCCAGGTCGAGGAGCGGCTCAGAGTGCTTGGTCAGAGAAGCGGTGAAG GGGCCACTGCTGCAGAAGTGCCCAAGAAG GTTGCTGCAAACAATCCTATCATTAGGACTGCAAAAACAGCGTCAAATAGCATCCAAAGATCTCCCTTGCAAAATAGCCCTACCTTCAACAGGGGTGGCCAAGCATCTACACATCAGAAGATAGGGAGCGGAGCTTCCAGACCAGTTCAGAAGGCTGGTGGAAACTATGATGACAAGCTTGTTGAAATGATTAATACAACAATTGTGGACAGAAGCCCTTCTGTTAAATGGGATGACGTTG ctggtcttgacaaaGCAAAGCAAGCACTCATGGAAATGGTTATTTTGCCTTCTAAACGAAGGGATTTGTTCACCGGACTTCGGAGACCTGCTAGGG GTTTGCTTCTCTTTGGCCCACCTGGGAATGGAAAAACAATGCTTGCCAAAGCTGTTGCATCAGAATCTGAAGCAACATTTTTTAATGTTTCGGCTTCTTCATTGACATCAAAGTGG GTAGGAGAAGCTGAAAAACTTGTCAGGACACTTTTCATGGTTGCAATTGATAGACAACCATCTGTTATTTTTATGGACGAG ATTGATAGTGTCATGTCTACAAGGTTAGCTAATGAGAATGACTCTAGCAGGCGTCTGAAATCTGAATTTCTTATCCAGTTTGATGGGGTGTCCTCAAACCCAGATGATCTAGTAATTGTTATAG GGGCTACTAATAAACCTCAAGAATTGGATGATGCTGTTCTTCGAAGGCTG GTAAAAAGAATATATGTGCCACTACCTGATCCAAATGTACGAAGGTTACTTCTGAAAAATCAGCTCAAAGGACAATCATTCAAACTGTCGA ACCATGATTTTGAAAGACTTGCTGTGGAGACCGAAG GGTATTCTGGAAGTGACCTGAGAGCCTTGTGTGAAGAAGCTGCAATGATGCCAATAAGAGAGCTCGGTCCACAAAATATTCTTACTATCAAAGCAAATCAG CTGCGACCTTTGAGGTACGAGGACTTCAAGAACGCGATGACGGTGATCAGGCCAAGCTTGCAGAAGAGCAAATGGGACGAGCTGGAGAACTGGAACGAGGAATTCGGTTCGAGCTGA
- the LOC103638140 gene encoding serine/threonine-protein phosphatase 2A 65 kDa regulatory subunit A beta isoform-like isoform X2: MAMIDEPLYPIAVLIDELKNEDIQLRLNSIRRLSTIARALGEERTRKELIPFLSENNDDEDEVLLAMAEELGVFIPYVGGVEHAHVLLPPLETLCTVEETCVRDKAVESLCRIGAQMKETDIVDWFIPVVKRLAAGEWFTARVSSCGLFHIAYPSALDQLKTELRTIYGQLCQDDMPMVRRAAASNLGKFAATVEQNHLKTEIMSIFDDLTQDDQDSVRLLAVEGCAALGKLLEPQDCVAHILPVIVNFSQDKSWRVRYMVANQLYELCEAVGPEPTRADLVPAYVRLLRDNEAEVRIAAAGKVTKFCRILNPQLSIQHILPCVKELSSDSSQHVRSALASVIMGMAPVLGKDATMEQLLPIFLSLLKDEFPDVRLNIISKLDQVNQVIGIDFLSQTLLPAIVELAEDRHWRVRLAIIEYIPLLASQLGVGFFDDKLGALCMQWLEDKVFSIRDAAANNLKRLAEEFGPEWAMQHIIPQVLEKINNPHYLYRMTILQAISLLAPVMGAEITCQKLLPVVINSSKDRVPNIKFNVAKVLKSLVPILDQSTVKPCLVELSEDPDVDVRYYANQALQACDQMMVSS; this comes from the exons ATGGCTATGATTGATGAGCCTCTGTACCCAATTGCTGTACTGATTGATGAGCTTAAGAATGAGGACATCCAGTTGCGTCTAAACTCCATTAGAAGACTTTCGACAATTGCACGGGCTCTTGGAGAAGAAAGAACCAGGAAGGAGCTGATTCCCTTTCTTAGTGAAAACAATGACGATGAAGATGAGGTGCTTCTTGCAATGGCTGAGGAATTGGGTGTGTTCATTCCTTATGTTGGGGGTGTAGAACATGCTCATGTTTTGCTTCCCCCTTTGGAAACATTGTGTACAGTAGAAGAAACTTGTGTCCGTGATAAGGCAGTTGAATCTCTGTGCCGTATTGGTGCACAAATGAAGGAAACTGACATAGTCGACTGGTTCATTCCAGTAGTAAAG AGGCTAGCAGCTGGTGAGTGGTTTACAGCTCGTGTATCATCCTGTGGTCTTTTCCACATAGCCTATCCAAGTGCATTGGACCAATTGAAAACAGAATTAAGGACTATCTATGGTCAGTTATGTCAGGATGACATGCCTATGGTCAGAAGAGCTGCTGCATCAAATCTTGGAAAGTTTGCAGCCACAGTTGAACAGAATCATTTGAAGACAGAAATAATGTCAATATTTGATGACTTAACCCAAGATG ATCAAGATTCAGTGCGTTTGTTGGCTGTTGAAGGTTGTGCTGCTCTTGGTAAATTGTTGGAGCCACAAGATTGTGTAGCTCACATTCTTCCAGTCATTGTCAATTTCTCCCAG GATAAATCATGGCGTGTTCGTTATATGGTCGCCAATCAGTTATATGAGCTCTGTGAGGCTGTTGGCCCTGAGCCCACAAG AGCTGATTTGGTGCCTGCATATGTTCGTCTCCTTCGCGATAATGAGGCTGAAGTGCGAATAGCGGCTGCTGGAAAAGTAACTAAGTTCTGCCGCATATTAAATCCACAGCTTTCAATCCAACATATTCTTCCGTGCGTTAAG GAATTGTCATCAGATTCATCCCAGCATGTTCGTTCAGCTTTAGCCTCAGTCATTATGGGAATGGCTCCTGTACTGGGAAAG GATGCTACCATGGAACAGCTTCTTCCAATTTTTCTCTCTTtgctgaaggatgaatttccagatGTTCGGCTTAACATAATCAGCAAGCTTGATCAGGTTAATCAG GTTATTGGCATTGACTTTTTATCCCAAACACTGCTACCAGCCATTGTAGAACTTGCAGAGGATAGGCACTGGAGAGTCCGGCTTGCAATAATTGAGTACATCCCATTGCTGGCGAGTCAGTTAGGTGTTGGGTTTTTTGATGACAAGCTGGGGGCACTCTGCATGCAATGGTTGGAAGATAAG GTCTTCTCAATCAGAGATGCTGCCGCCAACAACTTGAAGCGCCTTGCGGAAGAGTTCGGTCCAGAGTGGGCAATGCAGCATATAATTCCTCAG GTGCTGGAGAAGATCAACAATCCGCACTATTTGTACCGCATGACGATTCTGCAGGCTATCTCCTTGCTAGCTCCCGTCATGGGTGCAGAGATCACTTGTCAAAAGCTGCTTCCAGTCGTCATTAATTCTTCAAAGGACAG GGTTCCTAACATCAAGTTCAACGTTGCAAAAGTACTAAAGTCACTTGTACCGATCCTCGATCAATCT ACCGTGAAACCATGCCTTGTTGAGCTCAGCGAGGACCCTGACGTCGATGTGAGGTACTACGCGAACCAGGCGCTGCAGGCGTGCGATCAAATGATGGTGTCGAGCTAA
- the LOC103638140 gene encoding serine/threonine-protein phosphatase 2A 65 kDa regulatory subunit A beta isoform-like has translation MAMIDEPLYPIAVLIDELKNEDIQLRLNSIRRLSTIARALGEERTRKELIPFLSENNDDEDEVLLAMAEELGVFIPYVGGVEHAHVLLPPLETLCTVEETCVRDKAVESLCRIGAQMKETDIVDWFIPVVKRLAAGEWFTARVSSCGLFHIAYPSALDQLKTELRTIYGQLCQDDMPMVRRAAASNLGKFAATVEQNHLKTEIMSIFDDLTQDDQDSVRLLAVEGCAALGKLLEPQDCVAHILPVIVNFSQDKSWRVRYMVANQLYELCEAVGPEPTRADLVPAYVRLLRDNEAEVRIAAAGKVTKFCRILNPQLSIQHILPCVKELSSDSSQHVRSALASVIMGMAPVLGKDATMEQLLPIFLSLLKDEFPDVRLNIISKLDQVNQVIGIDFLSQTLLPAIVELAEDRHWRVRLAIIEYIPLLASQLGVGFFDDKLGALCMQWLEDKVFSIRDAAANNLKRLAEEFGPEWAMQHIIPQVLEKINNPHYLYRMTILQAISLLAPVMGAEITCQKLLPVVINSSKDRVPNIKFNVAKVLKSLVPILDQSVVEKTVKPCLVELSEDPDVDVRYYANQALQACDQMMVSS, from the exons ATGGCTATGATTGATGAGCCTCTGTACCCAATTGCTGTACTGATTGATGAGCTTAAGAATGAGGACATCCAGTTGCGTCTAAACTCCATTAGAAGACTTTCGACAATTGCACGGGCTCTTGGAGAAGAAAGAACCAGGAAGGAGCTGATTCCCTTTCTTAGTGAAAACAATGACGATGAAGATGAGGTGCTTCTTGCAATGGCTGAGGAATTGGGTGTGTTCATTCCTTATGTTGGGGGTGTAGAACATGCTCATGTTTTGCTTCCCCCTTTGGAAACATTGTGTACAGTAGAAGAAACTTGTGTCCGTGATAAGGCAGTTGAATCTCTGTGCCGTATTGGTGCACAAATGAAGGAAACTGACATAGTCGACTGGTTCATTCCAGTAGTAAAG AGGCTAGCAGCTGGTGAGTGGTTTACAGCTCGTGTATCATCCTGTGGTCTTTTCCACATAGCCTATCCAAGTGCATTGGACCAATTGAAAACAGAATTAAGGACTATCTATGGTCAGTTATGTCAGGATGACATGCCTATGGTCAGAAGAGCTGCTGCATCAAATCTTGGAAAGTTTGCAGCCACAGTTGAACAGAATCATTTGAAGACAGAAATAATGTCAATATTTGATGACTTAACCCAAGATG ATCAAGATTCAGTGCGTTTGTTGGCTGTTGAAGGTTGTGCTGCTCTTGGTAAATTGTTGGAGCCACAAGATTGTGTAGCTCACATTCTTCCAGTCATTGTCAATTTCTCCCAG GATAAATCATGGCGTGTTCGTTATATGGTCGCCAATCAGTTATATGAGCTCTGTGAGGCTGTTGGCCCTGAGCCCACAAG AGCTGATTTGGTGCCTGCATATGTTCGTCTCCTTCGCGATAATGAGGCTGAAGTGCGAATAGCGGCTGCTGGAAAAGTAACTAAGTTCTGCCGCATATTAAATCCACAGCTTTCAATCCAACATATTCTTCCGTGCGTTAAG GAATTGTCATCAGATTCATCCCAGCATGTTCGTTCAGCTTTAGCCTCAGTCATTATGGGAATGGCTCCTGTACTGGGAAAG GATGCTACCATGGAACAGCTTCTTCCAATTTTTCTCTCTTtgctgaaggatgaatttccagatGTTCGGCTTAACATAATCAGCAAGCTTGATCAGGTTAATCAG GTTATTGGCATTGACTTTTTATCCCAAACACTGCTACCAGCCATTGTAGAACTTGCAGAGGATAGGCACTGGAGAGTCCGGCTTGCAATAATTGAGTACATCCCATTGCTGGCGAGTCAGTTAGGTGTTGGGTTTTTTGATGACAAGCTGGGGGCACTCTGCATGCAATGGTTGGAAGATAAG GTCTTCTCAATCAGAGATGCTGCCGCCAACAACTTGAAGCGCCTTGCGGAAGAGTTCGGTCCAGAGTGGGCAATGCAGCATATAATTCCTCAG GTGCTGGAGAAGATCAACAATCCGCACTATTTGTACCGCATGACGATTCTGCAGGCTATCTCCTTGCTAGCTCCCGTCATGGGTGCAGAGATCACTTGTCAAAAGCTGCTTCCAGTCGTCATTAATTCTTCAAAGGACAG GGTTCCTAACATCAAGTTCAACGTTGCAAAAGTACTAAAGTCACTTGTACCGATCCTCGATCAATCT GTCGTGGAGAAGACCGTGAAACCATGCCTTGTTGAGCTCAGCGAGGACCCTGACGTCGATGTGAGGTACTACGCGAACCAGGCGCTGCAGGCGTGCGATCAAATGATGGTGTCGAGCTAA
- the LOC103638140 gene encoding serine/threonine-protein phosphatase 2A 65 kDa regulatory subunit A beta isoform-like isoform X1, which yields MAMIDEPLYPIAVLIDELKNEDIQLRLNSIRRLSTIARALGEERTRKELIPFLSENNDDEDEVLLAMAEELGVFIPYVGGVEHAHVLLPPLETLCTVEETCVRDKAVESLCRIGAQMKETDIVDWFIPVVKRLAAGEWFTARVSSCGLFHIAYPSALDQLKTELRTIYGQLCQDDMPMVRRAAASNLGKFAATVEQNHLKTEIMSIFDDLTQDDQDSVRLLAVEGCAALGKLLEPQDCVAHILPVIVNFSQDKSWRVRYMVANQLYELCEAVGPEPTRADLVPAYVRLLRDNEAEVRIAAAGKVTKFCRILNPQLSIQHILPCVKELSSDSSQHVRSALASVIMGMAPVLGKDATMEQLLPIFLSLLKDEFPDVRLNIISKLDQVNQVIGIDFLSQTLLPAIVELAEDRHWRVRLAIIEYIPLLASQLGVGFFDDKLGALCMQWLEDKVFSIRDAAANNLKRLAEEFGPEWAMQHIIPQVLEKINNPHYLYRMTILQAISLLAPVMGAEITCQKLLPVVINSSKDRVPNIKFNVAKVLKSLVPILDQSVSSSGYFASCYRFEKRCVCISALLGNIVNAYFAGRGEDRETMPC from the exons ATGGCTATGATTGATGAGCCTCTGTACCCAATTGCTGTACTGATTGATGAGCTTAAGAATGAGGACATCCAGTTGCGTCTAAACTCCATTAGAAGACTTTCGACAATTGCACGGGCTCTTGGAGAAGAAAGAACCAGGAAGGAGCTGATTCCCTTTCTTAGTGAAAACAATGACGATGAAGATGAGGTGCTTCTTGCAATGGCTGAGGAATTGGGTGTGTTCATTCCTTATGTTGGGGGTGTAGAACATGCTCATGTTTTGCTTCCCCCTTTGGAAACATTGTGTACAGTAGAAGAAACTTGTGTCCGTGATAAGGCAGTTGAATCTCTGTGCCGTATTGGTGCACAAATGAAGGAAACTGACATAGTCGACTGGTTCATTCCAGTAGTAAAG AGGCTAGCAGCTGGTGAGTGGTTTACAGCTCGTGTATCATCCTGTGGTCTTTTCCACATAGCCTATCCAAGTGCATTGGACCAATTGAAAACAGAATTAAGGACTATCTATGGTCAGTTATGTCAGGATGACATGCCTATGGTCAGAAGAGCTGCTGCATCAAATCTTGGAAAGTTTGCAGCCACAGTTGAACAGAATCATTTGAAGACAGAAATAATGTCAATATTTGATGACTTAACCCAAGATG ATCAAGATTCAGTGCGTTTGTTGGCTGTTGAAGGTTGTGCTGCTCTTGGTAAATTGTTGGAGCCACAAGATTGTGTAGCTCACATTCTTCCAGTCATTGTCAATTTCTCCCAG GATAAATCATGGCGTGTTCGTTATATGGTCGCCAATCAGTTATATGAGCTCTGTGAGGCTGTTGGCCCTGAGCCCACAAG AGCTGATTTGGTGCCTGCATATGTTCGTCTCCTTCGCGATAATGAGGCTGAAGTGCGAATAGCGGCTGCTGGAAAAGTAACTAAGTTCTGCCGCATATTAAATCCACAGCTTTCAATCCAACATATTCTTCCGTGCGTTAAG GAATTGTCATCAGATTCATCCCAGCATGTTCGTTCAGCTTTAGCCTCAGTCATTATGGGAATGGCTCCTGTACTGGGAAAG GATGCTACCATGGAACAGCTTCTTCCAATTTTTCTCTCTTtgctgaaggatgaatttccagatGTTCGGCTTAACATAATCAGCAAGCTTGATCAGGTTAATCAG GTTATTGGCATTGACTTTTTATCCCAAACACTGCTACCAGCCATTGTAGAACTTGCAGAGGATAGGCACTGGAGAGTCCGGCTTGCAATAATTGAGTACATCCCATTGCTGGCGAGTCAGTTAGGTGTTGGGTTTTTTGATGACAAGCTGGGGGCACTCTGCATGCAATGGTTGGAAGATAAG GTCTTCTCAATCAGAGATGCTGCCGCCAACAACTTGAAGCGCCTTGCGGAAGAGTTCGGTCCAGAGTGGGCAATGCAGCATATAATTCCTCAG GTGCTGGAGAAGATCAACAATCCGCACTATTTGTACCGCATGACGATTCTGCAGGCTATCTCCTTGCTAGCTCCCGTCATGGGTGCAGAGATCACTTGTCAAAAGCTGCTTCCAGTCGTCATTAATTCTTCAAAGGACAG GGTTCCTAACATCAAGTTCAACGTTGCAAAAGTACTAAAGTCACTTGTACCGATCCTCGATCAATCTGTGAGTTCATCCGGTTATTTTGCAAGTTGTTACCGTTTTGAAAAGCGCTGCGTTTGTATTTCCGCGTTATTGGGGAATATCGTGAATGCTTACTTCGCAGGTCGTGGAGAAGACCGTGAAACCATGCCTTGTTGA